In the Hordeum vulgare subsp. vulgare chromosome 7H, MorexV3_pseudomolecules_assembly, whole genome shotgun sequence genome, one interval contains:
- the LOC123407616 gene encoding WAT1-related protein At1g44800-like has protein sequence MGVGKKVLNDVKPYMMMILLQIGYAGMYIVSVASLKRGMSHYVLVTYRNLVATLVMLPFALVFEKGVRPKMTLRIFIKILGLALLEPVLDQNLYYVGNKLTSASFSSALVNILPAVTFIMAIVLRMEKLRLRSSHSQAKVAGTICTVIGAVLMIMYHGPVVQFPWARGAHHVDQAASAAAAQSSATWLKGTIAIITSCVAWAGFFVLQSNTLNSYPAALTLTTLICAMGTGINGSMALVAERHDMTAWVVGFDTRLFTVVYSGVVCSGVAFYVQGIVTETRGPVFVTAFQPLCMIITAVLGSVILKEETTLGSVIGAAIIVLGLYSLIWGKSNDIIDKPASSVPEKLALPLTSVAATTAANGNGNGNGSNGTNGGRHVGGGQVAHDVETPAVKGAICH, from the exons ATGGGGGTGGGGAAGAAGGTGCTGAACGACGTGAAGCCGTACATGATGATGATCCTGCTGCAGATCGGGTACGCCGGGATGTACATCGTCTCCGTCGCCTCGCTCAAGCGCGGCATGAGCCACTACGTCCTCGTCACCTACCGCAACCTCGTCGCCACGCTCGTCATGCTCCCCTTCGCCCTCGTCTTCGAGAA GGGAGTAAGGCCCAAGATGACACTCCGCATCTTCATCAAGATCTTGGGGCTGGCGCTGCTCGA GCCTGTGCTTGACCAGAACCTGTACTACGTGGGCAACAAGCTGACCTCGGCCAGCTTCTCGTCGGCGCTGGTCAACATCCTGCCGGCCGTCACCTTCATCATGGCCATCGTGCTGCGGATGGAGAAGCTCCGGCTCCGGAGCTCGCACAGCCAGGCCAAGGTCGCCGGCACCATCTGCACGGTCATCGGCGCGGTCCTGATGATCATGTACCACGGCCCCGTGGTGCAGTTCCCGTGGGCCAGGGGCGCCCACCACGTCGACCAGGCcgcctcggccgccgccgcccagaGCAGCGCCACCTGGCTCAAGGGCACCATCGCCATCATCACCAGCTGCGTCGCCTGGGCCGGCTTCTTCGTCCTCCAG TCGAACACGCTCAACAGCTACCCGGCGGCGCTGACGCTGACGACGCTGATCTGCGCGATGGGCACCGGGATCAACGGCTCCATGGCGCTGGTGGCGGAGCGCCACGACATGACCGCGTGGGTCGTCGGCTTCGACACCCGCCTCTTCACCGTCGTCTACTCG GGCGTGGTGTGCTCCGGCGTGGCGTTCTACGTGCAGGGCATCGTGACGGAGACGCGCGGGCCGGTGTTCGTGACGGCCTTCCAGCCCCTCTGCATGATCATCACCGCCGTCCTGGGCTCCGTCATCCTCAAGGAAGAGACCACTCTCGGAAG TGTGATTGGCGCGGCGATCATAGTGCTGGGCCTCTACTCCCTCATCTGGGGCAAGAGCAACGACATCATCGACAagcccgcctcctccgtccccgagAAGCTGGCCCTGCCGCTCACCTCcgtcgccgccaccaccgccgccaacggcaacggcaacggcaacggctccAACGGGACCAACGGCGGCAGGCATGTCGGCGGCGGCCAGGTCGCCCACGACGTCGAGACGCCGGCGGTCAAGGGCGCGATCTGCCACTAG
- the LOC123411290 gene encoding STOREKEEPER protein-like translates to MPSSRRSSPRASAEMEDDASADASPRRPSKRSKPRPRSGDRRRSPNPNPRPRADYYGSEPSRKSERKRKPRSFPDSAFLSQAITVPASSSGGLGGHGAAQKLWTDADEIALLNGAISFRARYGIAPRLPDVEGLYNSLRDSLSSHINQAKVYYKLKRLKSKFCNTALPPTSTPHERRVRALSADLWGTEVAPSAEDLPEAEEPEEEDADEGYTGADVAVAVSVSARLPLVSELLGEYWRRNGRAMSGVSLEKGLGLLGAEEGNVAETRWRKQLDAEMRTQLRRHDLAKEVFGLLSDTIKGLGP, encoded by the coding sequence ATGCCCTCCTCCAGGCGCTCCTCGCCGCGCGCGTCCGCCGAGATGGAGGACGACGCGTCCGCCgacgcctccccgcgccgccccagCAAGCGCTCCAAGCCCCGCCCCCGCTCCGGCGACCGCCGCCGCTCGCCCAACCCTAACCCTAGGCCCCGCGCCGACTACTACGGCTCCGAGCCCTCCCGCAAGAGCGAGCGCAAGCGCAAGCCCCGCTCCTTCCCGGACTCCGCCTTTCTCTCCCAGGCCATCACGGTGCCCGCCTCGTCCTCGGGCGGCCTCGGCGGCCACGGGGCCGCCCAGAAGCTCTGGACCGACGCCGACGAGATCGCCCTGCTCAACGGCGCCATCTCCTTCCGGGCGCGCTACGGCATCGCGCCGCGCCTCCCCGACGTCGAGGGGCTCTACAACTCCCTCAGGGACTCCCTCTCATCGCACATCAACCAGGCCAAGGTCTACTACAAGCTCAAGCGGCTCAAGAGCAAGTTCTGCAACACGGCGCTGCCGCCCACCAGCACCCCGCACGAGCGCCGGGTGCGCGCCCTCTCTGCCGACCTCTGGGGCACCGAGGTCGCGCCTTCAGCGGAGGATCTCCCAGAAGCCGAAGAGCCCGAGGAGGAGGACGCTGACGAGGGATACACTGGCGCGGATGTGGCTGTGGCCGTGTCGGTGTCGGCGAGGCTGCCCTTGGTCAGCGAGCTGCTAGGTGAGTACTGGAGGAGGAACGGCCGTGCCATGTCAGGAGTGTCACTGGAGAAGGGTTTGGGGTTGCTTGGTGCAGAGGAGGGCAATGTAGCTGAGACCAGATGGAGGAAGCAGCTTGATGCCGAGATGCGCACACAGCTGCGCCGGCATGATTTAGCAAAGGAGGTCTTCGGCTTGCTCAGCGACACCATCAAAGGCCTAGGGCCTTAG
- the LOC123411291 gene encoding uncharacterized protein LOC123411291, translated as MDALFEQLSSVADMALDGRGFDPARLAGVLALFEGEARGSWAVAEAEHEAVARGSEAAVETAQGHLNAVMGAAVGKYRGSSGEADSLSAATAAMELAFKATS; from the coding sequence ATGGACGCGCTCTTCGAGCAACTCTCCTCCGTCGCCGACATGGCTCTCGACGGCCGTGGCTTCGACCCGGCGCGGCTCGCCGGCGTCCTCGCGCTCTTTGAGGGCGAGGCGCGCGGCTcgtgggcggtggccgaggcggaGCACGAGGCGGTGGCCCGGGGCAGCGAGGCGGCCGTGGAGACCGCTCAGGGCCACCTGAACGCCGTCATGGGCGCGGCCGTCGGCAAGTACCGCGGCTCGTCCGGCGAGGCCGACTCGCTGTCCGCCGCCACGGCGGCCATGGAGCTGGCCTTCAAGGCGACGTCGTGA